From a region of the Paenibacillus segetis genome:
- a CDS encoding ABC transporter ATP-binding protein: protein MDILKIEHLSKTYGKGETAVKALDDVSFSVKKGEFVAIIGPSGSGKSTILHMLGGVDRPTSGKVYVDNTDIYSLNESQLAIFRRRQIGLIYQFFNLIPVLTVEENITLPLLLDQHRVDKKQFADIVKTLNLKDRLNHLPNQLSGGQQQRVSIGRALISNPSIMLADEPTGNLDSKNSNEIIDLLKMFNKTFNQTLIVITHDERIALQADRVIAIEDGRIAKDEVIRP from the coding sequence ATGGATATTTTAAAGATAGAACATCTGTCTAAAACATATGGTAAAGGCGAGACAGCGGTAAAAGCACTTGATGATGTTTCTTTTTCGGTAAAAAAAGGGGAGTTCGTCGCAATTATCGGTCCGTCTGGCTCAGGAAAATCAACGATTCTACATATGCTAGGTGGTGTGGATCGACCAACGAGTGGAAAAGTTTATGTAGATAACACGGACATTTATAGCCTAAATGAATCCCAACTAGCAATCTTTAGACGCAGACAGATCGGGCTGATTTATCAGTTCTTTAACTTGATTCCGGTCTTAACTGTTGAAGAGAATATTACTCTGCCATTGTTGCTTGATCAACATAGAGTGGACAAGAAGCAATTTGCTGATATCGTAAAGACTCTGAATCTAAAAGATCGCTTAAATCATCTGCCCAATCAATTGTCCGGCGGACAGCAGCAGCGAGTATCGATCGGTAGAGCTCTAATTAGTAATCCCTCAATTATGCTGGCTGATGAGCCAACGGGTAATTTGGATAGTAAAAATAGTAACGAAATCATCGACTTGCTAAAGATGTTTAATAAAACCTTTAATCAGACGCTAATCGTGATTACGCATGATGAACGGATTGCATTGCAAGCGGATCGAGTCATTGCCATTGAAGATGGAAGGATCGCCAAAGACGAGGTGATTCGTCCATGA
- a CDS encoding sensor histidine kinase: MLRNREYRMVLLIMSVISLIAVAIAAMISTVAVLLIIISSVLLIGCCVVFTRWRYREIEKLSGYLRQIIGGDYSLDVRDNQEGELSILKNEIYKVTLMLSEQSSLLQHDKDKLTNAISDISHQLKTPLTSMTMLADLLSDTDLPAEKRTEFTHNIRTQLERIGWLVSSLLKFSKIDAGTAQFKHSQVAVDMLIQKSLVPVLIPMDIKEQSLSIEGEQNVSFMGDLNWTTEAIINILKNCVEHTGVGGKISISYHENALFTQIIIADIGKGIPKGDLPYIFKRFYKGKNASEESVGIGLALAHSIITSQHGAIDVRSEIGKGTEFVIKFYKQVI, encoded by the coding sequence ATGCTGCGTAATCGAGAGTACCGGATGGTTCTACTAATCATGTCCGTGATCAGTCTTATAGCGGTTGCGATTGCAGCTATGATATCGACAGTTGCTGTCCTACTCATCATCATTTCCTCAGTATTGCTTATCGGCTGCTGTGTTGTTTTTACGAGATGGAGATACCGTGAGATTGAGAAACTATCCGGTTATTTGCGCCAAATTATCGGAGGAGATTATTCGCTAGATGTTCGTGATAATCAGGAAGGCGAACTTAGTATTCTGAAGAATGAAATATACAAAGTAACCCTCATGTTATCTGAGCAGAGTTCATTGTTACAACATGATAAAGACAAGCTTACAAATGCGATTTCTGATATATCCCATCAGCTCAAAACCCCGCTAACCTCCATGACCATGTTGGCAGATCTACTAAGTGATACAGACCTACCGGCTGAGAAAAGAACCGAATTTACACACAATATTCGTACCCAGTTAGAGCGGATCGGTTGGCTTGTATCCTCTTTATTAAAGTTCTCAAAAATTGACGCAGGAACAGCACAATTTAAACATAGTCAGGTAGCAGTAGACATGCTTATACAGAAATCACTAGTTCCTGTCCTCATTCCGATGGACATTAAAGAGCAATCGCTCTCTATAGAAGGCGAGCAAAACGTATCTTTTATGGGTGATCTTAATTGGACAACAGAGGCTATCATTAATATTCTAAAAAACTGCGTTGAACACACGGGAGTAGGTGGGAAAATTTCAATTTCCTATCATGAGAACGCCCTGTTTACACAGATTATAATTGCTGATATTGGCAAAGGAATTCCCAAAGGAGACTTGCCTTATATTTTCAAACGATTCTATAAAGGAAAGAATGCGAGTGAGGAGAGCGTCGGTATAGGACTTGCTCTGGCACACAGTATTATCACAAGTCAACATGGTGCTATTGATGTGAGAAGTGAAATAGGGAAGGGAACCGAATTTGTTATTAAGTTTTATAAACAAGTTATTTAA
- a CDS encoding response regulator transcription factor has product MKILLVEDDKTIASGLEYSLQQDQFETVLCHDATSAKQVLSEDLAQFTLCIFDLSLPDGSGYELCKLVKERSDIPVIFLTAIDDEVNVVMGLDMGADDYITKPFRIRELLSRIKSVLRRYHKQSPIKSTIELDHVRINTLEGKVYKHDEEISMTALEYRLLLIFANHIGQILSRNQLLEQIWDVAGDFVNDNTLTVYIKRLREKLEDNPQEPTIIKTVRGLGYKVGD; this is encoded by the coding sequence ATGAAAATTTTGCTGGTGGAAGACGATAAGACGATTGCCTCTGGGCTTGAATATTCACTGCAACAAGACCAATTTGAAACGGTGCTTTGCCATGATGCAACATCCGCGAAACAAGTGTTATCAGAAGATTTAGCGCAATTCACTTTATGTATATTTGATCTATCCTTACCAGATGGAAGTGGATATGAATTGTGTAAGTTAGTGAAAGAACGTAGCGATATTCCCGTTATTTTTCTGACGGCGATTGATGATGAAGTTAATGTCGTGATGGGACTTGATATGGGTGCAGATGATTATATAACAAAACCTTTCCGGATACGGGAGCTACTCTCGCGGATTAAATCGGTCTTGCGGAGATACCATAAACAGAGCCCGATTAAATCAACGATTGAACTAGATCATGTGCGGATTAATACACTGGAAGGTAAGGTTTATAAGCATGACGAAGAGATCTCTATGACCGCGCTAGAGTATCGTTTATTACTTATTTTCGCAAATCATATTGGACAAATCCTTTCAAGAAATCAGTTGCTAGAACAAATTTGGGATGTGGCAGGAGACTTCGTGAACGATAATACATTAACTGTGTACATCAAAAGGTTGCGGGAAAAGCTAGAGGATAATCCGCAAGAACCTACGATCATCAAAACAGTGCGTGGTTTAGGCTATAAGGTTGGTGATTAA
- a CDS encoding DUF5643 domain-containing protein, with product MKSLKMIATIIRRVVIVIFGILLIIEAINLIPWNSNDKAFITSLEQDGPVNKFVINKTMDMDGDKFTLKKLYSTPKQTVLEYSIKKQDPGGWSFAESAIKIVTSNGEELTMHSGSSSGNHWGATGYINFDELKDPSGNITIKYDWYDRHATYEIPLTKDGEGQ from the coding sequence GTGAAAAGTCTTAAAATGATAGCAACAATCATTAGGAGAGTAGTCATTGTTATATTCGGTATCTTACTAATCATAGAAGCAATTAATCTGATTCCTTGGAACAGTAATGATAAAGCATTCATCACATCATTGGAGCAGGATGGACCCGTCAACAAGTTCGTAATTAATAAAACCATGGATATGGATGGGGACAAATTTACGCTGAAGAAATTATATTCTACACCTAAACAAACCGTGCTCGAATATTCAATAAAGAAGCAAGATCCGGGTGGATGGTCTTTTGCTGAATCAGCGATTAAGATAGTTACTTCTAATGGTGAAGAACTAACCATGCACAGTGGCAGCAGTAGTGGAAATCACTGGGGTGCAACGGGTTATATCAATTTTGACGAATTGAAAGATCCATCAGGGAATATTACCATTAAATATGATTGGTATGATCGGCATGCAACATATGAGATTCCCCTGACGAAGGATGGTGAGGGGCAATGA
- a CDS encoding cation:proton antiporter — protein MEFILYLVLIIFFTKVAGDLSVRIGQPAVLGKLIVGIILGPAVLGWIGNSSFIDELSEIGVLLLMFIAGLETDLEQLKKNWKSAFAVAVGGIIVPFFGGYSTALAFGFDQNYALFFGVIFCATSVSISVQVLKEMNKLNSREGTTILGAAVIDDVLVVILLAVMMSIVGTGNDISIGLLIGKKVLFFVVAFFAGWYVVPKVMKWMAPLKVTEALISAALFICFGFAYFAEYLGMAGIIGAFAAGIAISQTNYKHTVEEKIEPIAYSIFVPVFFVSIGLNVSFEGLGQQWWFLIVITIVACVTKLLGGWTGARLTGFNSKSSLIIGSGMVSRGEVALIIAATGLQAGLLLPQYFTSVIIMVIITTLVTPPLLKNFFRE, from the coding sequence ATGGAATTCATTCTTTACTTAGTATTAATTATATTTTTTACGAAGGTTGCAGGAGATTTATCCGTACGTATTGGTCAACCGGCTGTACTTGGTAAACTAATCGTCGGTATTATATTAGGACCCGCGGTGCTTGGTTGGATTGGTAATAGTAGCTTTATTGATGAACTTTCAGAGATCGGTGTACTTCTCTTAATGTTTATCGCAGGTTTAGAAACGGATCTAGAGCAACTGAAGAAAAATTGGAAGTCTGCATTTGCAGTAGCTGTTGGTGGAATTATCGTTCCCTTCTTTGGGGGTTATAGTACTGCACTTGCATTTGGATTTGATCAGAACTACGCCTTGTTCTTCGGTGTAATATTCTGCGCAACCTCAGTTAGTATATCCGTACAAGTACTAAAGGAAATGAATAAGTTGAACTCAAGAGAAGGAACTACGATTCTGGGCGCAGCTGTGATCGATGATGTACTTGTTGTCATCCTTCTTGCGGTGATGATGAGTATAGTTGGAACTGGCAATGACATTTCTATTGGTCTCTTAATCGGTAAAAAAGTCCTGTTCTTCGTCGTTGCTTTCTTTGCAGGTTGGTATGTCGTTCCAAAGGTTATGAAATGGATGGCACCTTTAAAAGTTACGGAAGCACTTATCTCAGCCGCCTTATTTATTTGTTTTGGATTTGCGTACTTTGCAGAGTATTTAGGGATGGCAGGAATTATCGGCGCCTTTGCTGCTGGGATCGCGATCTCACAAACGAATTATAAACACACGGTCGAAGAAAAAATCGAACCAATTGCTTACTCCATTTTTGTACCCGTATTCTTTGTTAGTATTGGTCTCAATGTATCATTCGAGGGGCTAGGTCAACAGTGGTGGTTCTTAATCGTCATCACAATTGTTGCTTGCGTAACCAAGTTATTAGGAGGATGGACGGGTGCACGGTTAACCGGTTTTAATTCGAAATCTTCACTTATTATCGGTTCCGGAATGGTAAGCAGAGGTGAGGTAGCCTTAATTATCGCCGCAACAGGTCTACAGGCCGGTTTATTATTACCGCAATATTTTACCTCTGTAATCATTATGGTCATCATCACAACATTAGTGACACCGCCACTTTTGAAAAATTTCTTCCGGGAATAG
- a CDS encoding sensor histidine kinase — protein MIRNRIGLKLGLVILTVFVLVLTSLGLAIDRMFTNFYNTEMRTEVDELTTHFTMMTESPNVSTDTMLLKFADFSNVSIVYIDDKGNIQAHSGEIDPSDTSFIRSGDVKTLFSGKTVSLEYTNKAGERYFVAARPIPTEGGQNVTSSLYVLSSTKHMDDSIAAIRKLLVLSGIGAFLLALGIIWIIAQILSRPLIQMRDVTRKIAVGDFDARLSINSNDEIGSLAEAINNLAEDLQRYRDTRQEFFANISHELRTPITYLEGYSKVIKDRLYDTEAERDQYLDIIHQESQRLQRLVNDLFELAKMEEGKISLSLEWMDLTEITDNAVRKIQLKANEKGLQLNTHISRVVPLIYGDGLRTEQVLINLLENAVRYTEKGEINVYLKEESGFVYIAVEDTGIGIPDDEVPFIFDRFYRVEKSRSRQHGGTGLGLSIAKKLIELQGGELLVTSTIGQGTRFEIRFVRDEQEEPA, from the coding sequence GTGATAAGGAATAGGATTGGACTTAAGCTTGGACTTGTTATTTTGACTGTATTTGTGCTTGTCCTGACCTCACTTGGTTTGGCCATTGATCGCATGTTTACGAATTTTTATAATACTGAAATGCGAACAGAAGTCGATGAACTAACTACACATTTTACGATGATGACAGAATCGCCAAATGTCTCAACAGATACGATGTTACTTAAGTTCGCCGATTTTTCAAATGTGAGTATTGTATATATTGATGACAAGGGAAATATTCAAGCTCATTCAGGGGAAATCGATCCATCGGATACATCTTTTATTCGTTCAGGGGATGTGAAGACTCTTTTTTCAGGCAAGACGGTAAGTCTTGAATATACAAATAAGGCGGGGGAACGTTACTTCGTAGCTGCAAGGCCCATACCTACCGAAGGCGGACAGAACGTCACTTCTTCGCTGTATGTATTATCGTCGACGAAACATATGGATGACTCGATTGCTGCGATCCGCAAATTATTAGTTCTCTCTGGAATCGGCGCATTCCTATTAGCGCTTGGGATCATATGGATCATCGCACAAATTCTCTCGAGACCGTTGATACAGATGCGGGATGTGACACGCAAAATCGCCGTGGGTGATTTCGATGCTAGATTGAGTATTAACAGCAATGATGAAATTGGATCCTTGGCTGAGGCGATTAATAACCTAGCAGAAGACCTACAAAGATACCGGGATACCAGACAGGAATTTTTTGCGAATATATCCCATGAGCTACGGACTCCCATTACGTATCTAGAAGGATATTCTAAAGTAATCAAGGATCGATTATATGACACGGAAGCTGAAAGAGATCAGTATCTGGATATTATCCACCAAGAATCCCAACGTTTACAGCGTTTAGTGAATGATTTATTTGAATTAGCGAAGATGGAGGAAGGAAAGATTAGCCTTTCTTTAGAATGGATGGATCTTACGGAGATCACAGATAATGCGGTACGCAAGATTCAGTTAAAAGCGAATGAAAAAGGATTACAATTGAATACTCATATAAGTAGAGTTGTTCCTTTGATCTATGGGGATGGACTACGTACGGAGCAAGTTCTGATTAATTTATTGGAAAATGCAGTTCGCTACACGGAAAAAGGTGAAATCAATGTCTATTTAAAAGAGGAATCAGGTTTTGTATACATAGCAGTAGAAGATACGGGAATAGGTATTCCGGATGACGAGGTTCCGTTCATCTTTGACCGCTTTTATAGGGTGGAGAAATCTCGATCCAGGCAACATGGGGGAACGGGGTTAGGACTTTCCATCGCCAAGAAGCTCATTGAACTACAGGGTGGAGAGTTGCTAGTTACCAGTACCATTGGTCAGGGTACCAGGTTTGAAATCAGGTTTGTTCGAGACGAACAGGAGGAACCAGCATGA
- a CDS encoding response regulator transcription factor, protein MSKLQVLVVDDEWNMRNLLRIYLTKEGFEVKEASNGHEALSLAGKHAFDIIILDVMLPDMDGWQVCKAIREQDQVAILMLTARSETKDKVYGLGIGADDYLTKPFEPEEFIARVYSIIRRSAITHFSIQQQETTVDFDGIRIFPEAREVYIQDELVDFTQKEFDLILEFAKSPQRVFNREELVSLLWGYEHVGDFRVIDTHIKNIRDKTQKAGLPYNPIQTVWGVGYKFNRGGVLSDKE, encoded by the coding sequence GTGTCAAAACTTCAAGTCTTAGTGGTAGATGATGAATGGAATATGCGGAATTTATTACGGATCTATTTAACCAAGGAAGGATTTGAAGTAAAAGAGGCATCTAACGGGCATGAAGCTTTATCTCTGGCGGGAAAGCATGCTTTTGACATTATTATATTAGACGTTATGTTACCAGATATGGATGGATGGCAGGTATGTAAAGCGATCCGCGAGCAGGATCAGGTAGCCATACTGATGCTGACGGCCCGCTCAGAAACGAAAGACAAGGTGTATGGACTGGGAATTGGTGCTGATGATTATCTAACCAAACCTTTCGAACCTGAAGAATTTATTGCCCGGGTCTACTCCATCATTCGACGGTCAGCTATAACACATTTCTCTATTCAACAACAAGAAACGACAGTGGATTTTGACGGAATTAGAATTTTTCCTGAAGCTCGTGAAGTTTATATTCAAGATGAGCTTGTAGATTTCACGCAAAAAGAATTCGATTTGATCCTGGAATTTGCGAAGAGTCCGCAACGGGTATTTAACAGAGAAGAACTTGTGAGCTTGTTGTGGGGGTATGAACATGTAGGAGATTTCCGTGTTATTGATACGCATATTAAGAACATTCGAGATAAGACGCAAAAGGCAGGGCTTCCATATAATCCGATTCAAACTGTATGGGGGGTAGGATATAAGTTTAATCGAGGTGGTGTACTGAGTGATAAGGAATAG
- a CDS encoding cell wall-binding repeat-containing protein: MKKAFKVGVVTLAAVFVLSACTSNNKSTDSGQQTNVSAEQVVKPWISSKNTTRVNTSDPVEAAVITSQSLWMATSKDNRPGSIILTDPNNWQNAVASADLIHHPSNGPILFVTKDGIPSTTVNEINRLQPKGVEINNGVQVILVGDLDQKVEDQAKDLGFKIDKVTGDNPAALAKAIDAYYTNLAGENPSSVIIGSMESQEYTMPAINWIAHMPEPLLYVKKDEVPQETIEALQTRDGNANIYILGPESVITAKVEKELQQYGNTVRISGKDPYANAIAFAQFKDNNTGFGWGITTPGHNFSFVSSDSPTLAIAGAPFSHLGKHAPLLWTSKDAMPESVMNYVMSLQPKFELSPTEGPYNHAWLIGSEDSISLKGQGEIDNMLEIVSKSGEGHENMPGMHH, encoded by the coding sequence ATGAAAAAGGCTTTTAAAGTTGGTGTAGTAACACTTGCTGCTGTGTTTGTATTATCAGCATGTACGAGCAATAACAAATCTACCGACTCTGGACAACAAACCAATGTGAGTGCAGAGCAAGTTGTGAAACCGTGGATTTCATCAAAGAACACGACCCGGGTAAATACAAGCGATCCTGTGGAAGCCGCGGTGATTACGTCTCAATCGCTATGGATGGCGACAAGTAAGGACAACCGACCGGGAAGTATTATTCTTACCGATCCCAATAACTGGCAAAACGCGGTGGCTAGTGCCGATTTAATCCATCATCCGAGCAATGGACCGATCTTGTTCGTGACTAAGGATGGAATTCCATCCACTACAGTCAATGAAATTAATCGTCTTCAGCCTAAAGGAGTGGAAATCAACAACGGGGTTCAGGTGATCCTCGTTGGTGATCTGGATCAAAAGGTTGAGGATCAAGCTAAAGACCTTGGGTTCAAGATCGATAAGGTGACGGGTGACAATCCAGCTGCCTTAGCCAAGGCTATAGATGCTTATTACACGAATTTAGCTGGGGAGAATCCCTCTTCTGTGATCATTGGATCTATGGAGAGTCAAGAATACACCATGCCTGCGATCAATTGGATCGCACATATGCCTGAGCCATTACTTTACGTGAAAAAGGATGAAGTTCCACAGGAGACCATTGAAGCTCTCCAAACGAGAGATGGCAACGCCAATATTTATATCCTTGGACCAGAGTCCGTGATCACGGCTAAAGTTGAGAAGGAACTACAACAATACGGTAATACCGTAAGGATATCAGGGAAAGACCCTTACGCAAATGCTATAGCTTTTGCACAATTTAAAGATAATAACACTGGCTTTGGATGGGGAATCACAACACCGGGACACAACTTCTCGTTCGTCAGTTCCGATTCACCTACCTTGGCTATAGCGGGCGCTCCATTTTCCCATTTAGGAAAACATGCTCCACTGCTCTGGACGAGCAAAGACGCCATGCCTGAATCGGTTATGAATTATGTAATGTCTCTGCAACCGAAATTTGAGCTGTCACCAACAGAAGGGCCTTATAATCACGCTTGGTTGATAGGGTCTGAAGATTCGATTAGTCTAAAGGGACAAGGAGAAATCGACAACATGCTTGAAATCGTATCTAAATCGGGAGAAGGACATGAGAACATGCCGGGTATGCATCACTAA
- a CDS encoding SDR family oxidoreductase encodes MKTIFITGASSGIGRAAVRHFAEKGWNVVATMRTPEKEAEFIPLNNVLVLKLDVEKKETIQNAVAESIQHFGKIDVLLNNAGYGTMGILEAATDEQIRRQFEVNVFGLISMTKAMLPHFRSNQEGMLINISSMGGIVTFPTMSLYHSTKFAVEGFSESLSYELLSQNIKVKLIEPGAIHTDFGGRSMEFFFDDSPTDYKQFTTAFLGKLSEMEKSPTYASPPELVAEAIFQAATDGTSQFRYVVGNDAKMLIQMKEDCDDEEYLRNITQHFLNQA; translated from the coding sequence ATGAAAACAATATTTATCACGGGTGCTTCATCAGGAATTGGGAGAGCTGCAGTCAGACACTTTGCAGAAAAAGGATGGAATGTAGTTGCAACCATGCGAACACCGGAAAAAGAAGCTGAATTCATACCATTAAATAATGTGTTGGTGCTCAAGCTTGATGTCGAGAAAAAAGAAACGATTCAAAATGCGGTAGCCGAATCTATCCAACATTTTGGGAAAATTGACGTTCTTCTCAATAATGCTGGTTATGGAACAATGGGAATTCTTGAAGCAGCTACGGATGAGCAGATTAGAAGGCAATTTGAAGTGAACGTTTTTGGCTTGATCAGTATGACTAAAGCGATGCTGCCGCATTTCAGATCTAATCAAGAGGGAATGCTAATTAATATTTCATCTATGGGAGGTATAGTTACCTTTCCTACCATGTCTCTGTATCATTCAACTAAATTTGCGGTTGAGGGATTTTCTGAATCATTATCTTATGAGTTGTTATCACAAAACATAAAAGTAAAATTGATTGAACCAGGAGCTATACATACGGACTTTGGCGGAAGATCGATGGAGTTCTTTTTTGATGATTCACCAACGGACTATAAACAGTTTACAACTGCATTTTTGGGGAAATTGTCTGAGATGGAAAAATCCCCAACCTATGCCTCTCCCCCAGAACTTGTCGCTGAAGCTATATTTCAAGCAGCAACTGATGGTACAAGCCAATTCCGATATGTTGTTGGTAATGACGCCAAGATGCTCATCCAAATGAAGGAAGATTGTGATGATGAAGAGTATTTGCGAAATATAACGCAGCATTTTCTTAATCAAGCGTAA
- a CDS encoding PadR family transcriptional regulator, translating into MNSQDVILGMLMKESLTGYEIKQLLEDVFSYFYGSSYGTIYPTLTRLEKEGLITKESVLQEGKPNKNVLNITDKGRECFKDYLLGPLEEDSTKKSDFMMRLYFGEFVGYDKVITWLKQVQEQAQSNLNQLSERYSLHRDEMHPAQIICIQIGINEYKAKLETIAQGLLSIEKLAQ; encoded by the coding sequence TTGAACAGTCAGGATGTTATTTTAGGCATGCTTATGAAAGAGTCGTTGACTGGTTACGAGATAAAACAGTTGTTAGAAGATGTTTTCTCATATTTCTATGGTTCAAGTTATGGAACGATCTATCCCACACTTACTCGTCTTGAGAAGGAGGGGTTGATCACAAAGGAAAGTGTACTTCAGGAGGGGAAGCCTAACAAAAATGTTTTAAACATTACGGATAAAGGACGAGAGTGTTTTAAAGATTATTTACTTGGGCCACTGGAAGAAGATAGTACTAAAAAGTCGGATTTTATGATGAGGCTTTACTTCGGTGAATTTGTTGGGTATGACAAAGTGATTACATGGTTAAAGCAAGTACAGGAGCAAGCACAAAGTAATTTAAATCAATTAAGTGAGAGGTATTCGCTTCATCGAGATGAAATGCATCCAGCTCAGATCATATGTATCCAGATTGGGATCAATGAATATAAGGCTAAACTTGAGACTATCGCCCAAGGATTGTTAAGCATAGAGAAGTTAGCTCAATAG
- a CDS encoding thioredoxin family protein, with product MKRIESPEQFVEKINEDVYTVMKFDANWCPDCKNLDRFIGDIITEHDDKHFYAVDSEQFEDFASKYDVRGIPSLLVFKNGEKLAHLHSKFAKTPSQIREYLDTLK from the coding sequence ATGAAGAGAATTGAGTCCCCAGAGCAATTTGTAGAAAAGATCAATGAAGATGTGTACACGGTTATGAAATTTGATGCCAACTGGTGTCCTGATTGTAAAAATCTAGATCGCTTTATTGGCGACATCATTACGGAACATGATGATAAGCACTTCTACGCTGTAGATTCAGAACAATTTGAGGATTTCGCAAGTAAATACGATGTGCGTGGGATCCCAAGCTTGTTGGTGTTTAAGAATGGTGAAAAGTTAGCACATTTACACAGTAAGTTTGCAAAGACGCCATCTCAGATCAGAGAATACTTAGATACTCTAAAATAA
- a CDS encoding rhodanese-like domain-containing protein: MNGTMFYNIFVVLLLLVFLYIRFGPTKGLRTLKAGDFQKEMEQSSDRVLIDVREPSEYKSGFIPGAMNFPLSQFSHYISDIPKDKDIFLYCKSGMRSKNAALILRKNGYTRLNQLAGGIGSWKGKIIN; this comes from the coding sequence ATGAACGGTACAATGTTCTATAACATTTTTGTAGTTCTTCTTTTACTTGTTTTTCTATATATTCGATTTGGACCAACAAAAGGATTAAGAACTTTGAAAGCTGGAGATTTCCAGAAAGAGATGGAGCAATCTTCTGATCGGGTACTTATTGATGTAAGAGAACCAAGTGAGTATAAGAGCGGGTTTATTCCCGGGGCTATGAACTTCCCTTTGTCCCAGTTCAGTCATTATATTAGTGATATTCCGAAGGACAAGGATATCTTTTTATATTGCAAAAGTGGGATGCGGAGCAAGAATGCCGCACTTATCCTTCGCAAGAATGGTTATACAAGGTTGAATCAACTTGCGGGTGGTATAGGTTCTTGGAAGGGCAAGATTATTAATTAA
- a CDS encoding rhodanese-like domain-containing protein: MSIVLLLILSSIMIWILRIFMPVRQLTFVDVSILKEPSDKVKTMKMLDVRDAVDFEQCHVEGSINISLGRLPFVWEKELSSGDSVLILSKSRYQSKKAARILKNHGFHSLYAMNERYCA; encoded by the coding sequence ATGTCTATTGTTTTACTGCTCATTTTAAGTAGTATCATGATTTGGATATTAAGAATCTTTATGCCCGTTCGCCAGCTTACTTTTGTAGACGTATCTATACTTAAAGAACCTTCAGACAAGGTCAAGACGATGAAAATGCTCGATGTTCGTGATGCGGTTGATTTTGAGCAGTGTCATGTAGAAGGTTCGATTAACATATCTTTGGGACGATTACCTTTTGTTTGGGAAAAAGAACTATCCTCAGGTGATTCAGTACTTATCCTATCTAAAAGTCGATACCAAAGCAAGAAAGCTGCACGGATCTTGAAGAATCATGGGTTTCATTCATTGTACGCGATGAATGAGCGATATTGCGCATAA
- a CDS encoding rhodanese-like domain-containing protein, whose translation MSFQISKEISTSELASRLKNGESPIIVDVREPAEWVEGHIAGAKHIPLGQLIERMDELDKNQEMIIVCRSGGRSGLACELLSENGFDVVNMTGGLMSWTDELV comes from the coding sequence ATGTCATTTCAAATATCGAAAGAAATTTCAACTTCTGAACTCGCTAGCCGTTTAAAAAATGGAGAATCCCCAATCATTGTGGATGTAAGAGAACCAGCTGAATGGGTAGAAGGTCATATAGCTGGTGCAAAACATATCCCACTTGGACAGTTGATTGAAAGAATGGATGAACTAGATAAAAACCAAGAAATGATCATCGTCTGCAGAAGTGGTGGTCGGAGTGGACTCGCCTGTGAATTACTCAGTGAAAATGGGTTTGACGTTGTAAATATGACAGGCGGACTTATGAGTTGGACAGATGAATTAGTTTAA